From the Conger conger chromosome 14, fConCon1.1, whole genome shotgun sequence genome, one window contains:
- the hesx1 gene encoding homeobox expressed in ES cells 1 isoform X1, which produces MPSSRSTALKVIDKKTLFTIESILGLDRTEQRPIITSQKPHRPWMDSETTLLQVHTVANIPHGSSEAKVKEESAVCKRITTDSYRRTLNWYIGRRPRTAFTGTQIEVLESVFKVNSYPGIDVREELAQRLGLDEDRIQIWFQNRRAKLKRSHRESQFLMVKKAFSALQSSSE; this is translated from the exons AAGGTGATCGACAAAAAGACGCTGTTCACCATCGAAAGCATCCTTGGACTGGACAGGACAGAACAGCGTCCAATAATAACATCGCAGAAACCACATCGGCCATGGATGG ATTCGGAGACAACGCTACTTCAAGTTCACACTGTAGCAAACATCCCACACGGATCATCAGAGGCAAAGGTCAAAGAGGAGAGTGCTGTGTGCAAACGGATTACCACGGATTCCTACAGAAGAACGCTCAACTGGTACATTGGTCGCAGGCCCCGCACCGCTTTTACGGGAACGCAG ATTGAGGTTCTGGAAAGTGTATTCAAGGTGAACTCCTACCCGGGTATTGATGTAAGGGAGGAGCTCGCGCAAAGACTGGGCTTGGATGAAGACCGGATACAG atttggtTTCAGAACCGTCGGGCGAAGTTGAAGCGGTCACACAGAGAATCTCAGTTTCTCATGGTGAAAAAAGCCTTCTCTGCTCTCCAGAGTTCATCAGAATAG
- the hesx1 gene encoding homeobox expressed in ES cells 1 isoform X2: MNTYVIDKKTLFTIESILGLDRTEQRPIITSQKPHRPWMDSETTLLQVHTVANIPHGSSEAKVKEESAVCKRITTDSYRRTLNWYIGRRPRTAFTGTQIEVLESVFKVNSYPGIDVREELAQRLGLDEDRIQIWFQNRRAKLKRSHRESQFLMVKKAFSALQSSSE, translated from the exons GTGATCGACAAAAAGACGCTGTTCACCATCGAAAGCATCCTTGGACTGGACAGGACAGAACAGCGTCCAATAATAACATCGCAGAAACCACATCGGCCATGGATGG ATTCGGAGACAACGCTACTTCAAGTTCACACTGTAGCAAACATCCCACACGGATCATCAGAGGCAAAGGTCAAAGAGGAGAGTGCTGTGTGCAAACGGATTACCACGGATTCCTACAGAAGAACGCTCAACTGGTACATTGGTCGCAGGCCCCGCACCGCTTTTACGGGAACGCAG ATTGAGGTTCTGGAAAGTGTATTCAAGGTGAACTCCTACCCGGGTATTGATGTAAGGGAGGAGCTCGCGCAAAGACTGGGCTTGGATGAAGACCGGATACAG atttggtTTCAGAACCGTCGGGCGAAGTTGAAGCGGTCACACAGAGAATCTCAGTTTCTCATGGTGAAAAAAGCCTTCTCTGCTCTCCAGAGTTCATCAGAATAG